DNA sequence from the Coregonus clupeaformis isolate EN_2021a chromosome 13, ASM2061545v1, whole genome shotgun sequence genome:
ggattttttttttgttattctgtctctcactgttcaaataaacctaccattcaaattatagactgatcatttctttgtcagtgggcaaacgtacaaaatcagcaggggatcaaatacttttttccctcactgtatatatatatatatatatatatatatatatatatatatatatatatatatatatacagtagcagtcaaaagtttggacacacctactcattcaagggttttctttatttgtactattttctacattgtagaataatagtgaagatatcaaaactatgaaataagacatttggaatcatgtagtaaccaaaaaagtgttaaacaaatattttagattctttaaactagccaccctttaccttgatgacagctttgcacactcttggcattctctcaaccagcttcatgaggaatgttttTTCCAaaagtattgaaggagttcccacatatgctgagcacttgttggctgcttttccttcactctgtggtccaactcattccaaaccatctcaatttggttgaggtcaggtgattgtggaggccaggtcatctgatgcagcactccatcactctccttcttggtcaaatagcccttacacagcctggaggtgtgttatgggtcattgtcctgttgaaaaccaaatgatagtcccaccaaccgctaaccagatgggatggcatatcgctgcagaatgctgtggttgccatgctggttaagtgttccttgaattctaaatacatcacagacagtgtcaccagcaaagcaccctcacaccatcacacctcctcctccatgcttcatggtgggaaccacatatgcggagatcatccgttcacctactctgcgtctcacaaagacacggcggatggaaccaaaaatctcaaatttggattcatcagaccaaaggacagatttccaccgatctaatgtccattgctcgtgtttcttggcccaagcaagtctcttcttattattggtgtccttttagtaatggtttctttgcagcaattcgaccatgaaggcctgattcatgcagtctcctctgaacagttgatgtcgagatgtgtctgttacttgaactctgtgaagcaattatttgggctgcaatctgatctgaggtgcagttaactctaatgaacttatcctctgcagcagaggtaactctcgatcttcctttcctgtggcggtcctcatgagagccagtttcatcatagcgcttgatgggttttgcaactgcacttgaagaaactttaaaagttcttgaaatattccggattgactgaccttcatgtcttaacgtaatgatggactgtcgtttctctttgcttatttgagctgttcttgccataatatggacttggtattttaccaaatagggctatcttctgtataccacccctaccttgtcacaacacaactgattggctcaaacgcattaagaaggaaagaaattctacaaattaacttttaagaaggcacacctgttaattgaaatgcattccaggtgactacctcatgaagctggttgagagaatgccaagagtgtgcaaagctgtcatcaaggtaaagggtggctagtttgaagaatctaaaatatttgtttaacacttttttggttactacatgattccaaatgtgttatttcatagttttgatgtcttcactattattctacaatgtagaaaacagtaaaaataaagaaaaacccttgaatgagcaggtgtttccaaacttttgactggcattgtatatttttttatttagtttatttagtaaatattttcttaactcttatttttcttaaaactgcattgttgtttaagggcttgtaagtaagcatttcacggcgcATGTATAAATTTGATTTGAAGCAATTGTGTGCAGGAAATTTACTCCATCACACAGAATAACAAAGATTCCGGTAACACTTTGTTGTGACATAttttgcgttattttatggctggttatgacacctacataagagtgacaaatcctaccacacaaggcaaaacattccattacaccacagcctacgtgtcaacagtatgtttatgttatatataaagtgagggaaaaaagtatttgatcccctgctgattttgtacatttgcccactgacaaaaaaatgatcagtctataattttaatgctaggtttatttgaacagtgagagacagaataacaacaacaaaaatccagaagaacgcatgtcaaaaatgttataaattgatttgcattttaaatgagggaaataattatttgaccccctctcaatcagaaagatttctggctcccaggtgttttttatacaggtaacaagctgagattaggagcacactcttaaagggagtgctcctaatctcagcttgttacctgtataaaagacacctgtccacagaagcaatcaatcaatcagattccaaactctccaccatggccaagaccaaagagcgctccaaggatgtcagggacaagattgtagacctacacaaggctggaatgggctacaagaccatcgccaagcagcttggtgagaaggtgacaacagttggtgcgattattcgcaaatggaagaaacacaaaagaactgtcaatctccctcggcctggggctccatgcaagatctcacctcgtggagttgcaatgatcatgagaatggtgaggaatcagctcagaactacacaggaggatcttgtcaatgatctcaaggcagctgggaccatagtcaccaagaaaacaattggtaacacactacgccgtgaaggactgaaatcctgcagcgcccgcaaggtccccctgctcaagaaagcacatatgcaggcccgtctgaagtttgccaatgaacatctgaatgattcagaggagaactgggtgaaagtgttgtggtcagatgagaccaaaatcgagctctttggcatcaactcaactcgccgtgtttggaggaggaggaatcctgcctatgaccccaagaacaccatccccaccgttaaacatggaggtggaaacattatgctttggggggggttttctgctaaggggacaggacaacttcactgcatcaaagggacgatggacggcgccatgtactgtcaaatcttgggtgagaacctgcttccctcagccagggcattgaaaatgggtcgtagatgggtattccagcatgacaatgacacaaaacacatggccaaggaaacaaaagagtggctcaagaagaagcacattaaggtcctggagtggcctagccagtctccagaccttaatcccatagaaaatctgtggagggagctgaaggttcgagttgctaaacgtcaggctcgaaactttaatgacttggagaagatctgcaaagaggagtgggacaaaatccctcctgagatgtgtgcaaacctggtggccaactacaagaaacgtctgacctctgtgattgccaacaagggttttgccaccaagtactaagtcatgttttgcagaggggtcaaatacttatttccctcattaaaatgcaaatcaatttataaaatttttgacgtgtttttctggattttgttgttgttattctgtctctcactgttcaaataaacctaccattaaaattatagactgatcatgtctttgtcagtgggcatttcccctcactgtatatatatatatttttatatatatatataaaatataatgtaattgtgcacacattgatgtcagacatgtacctaccccaatgctctgttgctgatgactgggatacatgcaggagcagatttcaggagcaggacaagacaccctctttttgactgatgactgacataagggcgtgtacgtgataggcctatctggcttatatgattatgatggtcataatgcttcttgacagtgtcataaagtgtattttcttagtccaagtaaagtgacaccggatggtcataatgcttcatgacagtgtcataaagtgtattttctacaagttatttaaaatatgatgaaaaaaacaacaacaaaggatttaagaaacaaactttaaaacaaaacaaaaccaaGATTTCTACTACAGAAGAAGAACAAAGATTTTCTACTAGTAATTTTGATTACTAACATACCCATTTCTGTGTGCTTTGAGTGATAAAACAGATAGAGAACAGTACCTTTACCTTTTCCATCTTTCCTGCTGCTCTGATGATGTGCTCTCAGCTCCTCTGACTTGTAGAAATCAATACTGGCGTAGCCAGGGTTGTTCCCCAAACCAGTCATGTCTCCCATCATGACTCCCCCACCTGCCCCATTGTGGACTGGAGAGAAGATGTTGTGGGGGGCAGTGGCTCCCCCCTCCATTTCAGTCTGAGAGCTGTCCTTATTAATGGCCAGGTCAAGATCAATGTAGTTAAGGCCTTGTTTAGCAGACCCAGAGGATGAAGCCTGGGCTGCGGGTGCATTCTCCCATGGTGAACCCCTCTCCAGCCCTCCGTGCCGATGAGGCGCTGCTGCCTGGGCGCTCTCCAAGAACAAGGAGCCTGAGGAGGacaggtggagggggagagagggaggagtcatGATGAATGTCTCAGAGCGGTGGCGTCTCCGTCCCAGTTGGTCGCCCCTATCAACCCTGTCTCTGGCCAGCCTGCTGCTCTGGTTCTGATCAGGAGATGAGTAGGACTTTACTGAGGGGAAGTCCAAGCCTGATTCCTGCTCCATTGATGAAGCTTGGGCAGTGTGCATGGTGGGCGGTGCAGGGTTAGGCTCTGAACCCATGCTGAAGGCCATCTCTGTGTAGTCTGTATATGAAGTGGGTAAGTCTGTTGGCACTGCTGCCAAATGCCCACCTACATTGTCCTCTGCTGCCCTAGGAGAGGGCCTACTACGGGCCACAACTCGGGGCTTGGGGGCAATGGCTGGGGGCAGGCAGAAAGGTGATTTAACAGGGGTCCCAGGGGAGGTGCAACGGGAGTTTCCCATCCCCAAGTCCATGTTGACGTACTCAGCAGAGGCAGCCAAGGCAGCGGAGGTGGCCAGCGGTGCAGAGAAGCTGCGGGGGAGGTTGGTGGAGCCACCATGGCAGAGGGCTGGATGGTGCAGGGGCCTCGGGGTTCCATGGGTCACAGACAGTCCGTGCTCTGGCCCCCACTGGCCCCCTCTCCTGCCCCCCACGTCACCACCCCTGAACACTATGCTGACGTACTCCCCAGGGCTCTGAGGCACTGTGGGGAAGAGGTTCTCCTTAACCCTGGGCAAGGTGTTAGCTTTAGACATGTCCACAGACACACTGAGGGGACGAGCCTTCCTCTGCTGACCCCCTGGACCATGCGATGCACGTTTCTGCTGGTAGGATCCGTCCTTAGAGCGTGCTCCCCCATTCCTGAACCCTGGCCCCGTTCTTGTTAGTCGTAGCCCTCCCCCAGCTGCCACTGACATGGGCCGGTCCTCCAGGCTCTCACTGCTAGCTGAGctggaagagaaggaggaagaggagaggcagagttGACAGCCTCCTGCAGGGCCAACTGTGGCTGTGTCCCTCTTGCTGTAGCCCACTTGTCCACCCCGATTTCCAGCACTGTCTTGGTCGTGATGACCACCCTCCTTCCTTTTCCCTTGATCCAAGTCATCCTTGAAGCGTGTGGAGAGCGTGTGTTTGTAGGATCGTGGCAGAGAGAAGTAAGAGTAGATCATCTTGGGTTGTAGCGGGTTCTGTTCAGGTTGTGAGGGGGGTGTGCTGCAAGCCGAGCGGATGCTGATAGGAGACATGTTCATGTAGTCACTGCCAGCCCGGCTCTCCATGCTGCCCCTGCTCCCCCACATGGCCATTCCAAGCATGTCTGGGGAGCAGCTGCTGTTGGGGGACATGACCATGTAGCCCTCAGAGACAGGCAGGCGAATGTGCTGGGGGGGGGACATGCTGTTGTTGGGGGTCATGGCCATGTACTCATCTTCAGCCCCAGGCTTGGTGCTGACGTCAGACACGGccacagacagggagagggaaacaggAGGAGCAGTCACTCCAGGTAACATGGACATGTAGCCACTGTCCAtatgtccccctcctcctcctcctcctcccgcgTCTCCTCGGACCACATCAACCCTCGCCTGGGTCTCCCCAACCATGGCCCCCGCTTCCAAGCCCCCTGCTGCGGAGCCCCCTGATCCACGCCGCCGCGACACAAAGGCGTCCCTGCTAACACTCCGTGACATGACGGCGTACTCTtggtcctcatcctcctcttcctccttcctacGAGGGGCCAGGCGTTCGTGGGCAGTCAGGGGCAGGGAGGCCCTCTTGCTGAGGAGTCTGCGCTCTGCCTCACACTCCCTGCTAGAGGAGCGCCGCAGCATCCTCCGGCCCTGAGGACGCTGATGGGACTCAGGGAGGCTCTCTCTCTGGCCCATCACTATGTAGCTGGAAGAGCCCTCTCCATGAGCATGGTGTCCAATCCCACCATTGGACCCTCCAGGTAGACTGGGGACCAGCAGGGAGTGCTCTCCAGGGCTGGAGCCATACTCGTCTGAGGAGCCGTAATCACTAGGGGAGCCCGACACAGAGACTCTCTGAGGGACACGGGTGTAAGAGCAGATCGCTACACCTCCCATTGCCCCTCCGACTAGTCCACACTCTGAGCCATGACCAGAGCTGGAGGAGAGGCTTGGGGCTGGGGAGGGGGCTGGGTTGGGGGTGTAGCGGGCCAGGCTGAGAGTGATCTTAGCTGGGGTTGGAGCTCTGGTGGGCTTGGGTCTCAGGGTGGGTGTAGTGGAACAGGATCCGTTCAGGCTGGGACTGGAGCTTGCCCATGCCCCTCTggctccacctccaccctcctctgTCCTTCCCCCGATGCTGGCTGTGCGTGCCCTGGGGAACCCGTGGCGTGGCGTGGGTGAAgtgctggtgcagttggccccACCTGCTCCAGGGGTCTCGGTCCGGGCTCGTCTGCCAAAGCCCACCTGGCTGGGGGGCAGATTGGGGTGGTGGCGGCGGGTGGGGACACTGATGGGGTTGGAGGCGGTGCCCCCACCGCCTGTAGCGCCCACAGACTGAGACTTACTGCGCTGGCGGAACTCCTCGCTCAGAGCCTTCATGGCCTCCAGCAGGGTCTCATGCATGTTCTGGGCCACCACCGAGTCCTC
Encoded proteins:
- the LOC121579823 gene encoding insulin receptor substrate 1-B-like isoform X1 — protein: MENQAAELLQQQSYEDVRKSGYLRKQKSMHRRFFVLREASEQGPARLEYYENEKKFRSKSPIPKKALNLETCFNINKRADSKNKHMIILYTRGESFAIAADSEDVQNEWYQAMLDLQWKCKSPEDCGSGGECGLPSPPGPAFKEVWQVKVWPKGLGQARNLVGIYRLCLTDKTVNFVKLNSDVAAVVLQLMNVRRCGHSENFFFIEVGRSAMTGPGEFWMQVEDSVVAQNMHETLLEAMKALSEEFRQRSKSQSVGATGGGGTASNPISVPTRRHHPNLPPSQVGFGRRARTETPGAGGANCTSTSPTPRHGFPRARTASIGGRTEEGGGGARGAWASSSPSLNGSCSTTPTLRPKPTRAPTPAKITLSLARYTPNPAPSPAPSLSSSSGHGSECGLVGGAMGGVAICSYTRVPQRVSVSGSPSDYGSSDEYGSSPGEHSLLVPSLPGGSNGGIGHHAHGEGSSSYIVMGQRESLPESHQRPQGRRMLRRSSSRECEAERRLLSKRASLPLTAHERLAPRRKEEEEDEDQEYAVMSRSVSRDAFVSRRRGSGGSAAGGLEAGAMVGETQARVDVVRGDAGGGGGGGGHMDSGYMSMLPGVTAPPVSLSLSVAVSDVSTKPGAEDEYMAMTPNNSMSPPQHIRLPVSEGYMVMSPNSSCSPDMLGMAMWGSRGSMESRAGSDYMNMSPISIRSACSTPPSQPEQNPLQPKMIYSYFSLPRSYKHTLSTRFKDDLDQGKRKEGGHHDQDSAGNRGGQVGYSKRDTATVGPAGGCQLCLSSSSFSSSSASSESLEDRPMSVAAGGGLRLTRTGPGFRNGGARSKDGSYQQKRASHGPGGQQRKARPLSVSVDMSKANTLPRVKENLFPTVPQSPGEYVSIVFRGGDVGGRRGGQWGPEHGLSVTHGTPRPLHHPALCHGGSTNLPRSFSAPLATSAALAASAEYVNMDLGMGNSRCTSPGTPVKSPFCLPPAIAPKPRVVARSRPSPRAAEDNVGGHLAAVPTDLPTSYTDYTEMAFSMGSEPNPAPPTMHTAQASSMEQESGLDFPSVKSYSSPDQNQSSRLARDRVDRGDQLGRRRHRSETFIMTPPSLPLHLSSSGSLFLESAQAAAPHRHGGLERGSPWENAPAAQASSSGSAKQGLNYIDLDLAINKDSSQTEMEGGATAPHNIFSPVHNGAGGGVMMGDMTGLGNNPGYASIDFYKSEELRAHHQSSRKDGKGKEC
- the LOC121579823 gene encoding insulin receptor substrate 1-B-like isoform X2 → MENQAAELLQQQSYEDVRKSGYLRKQKSMHRRFFVLREASEQGPARLEYYENEKKFRSKSPIPKKALNLETCFNINKRADSKNKHMIILYTRGESFAIAADSEDVQNEWYQAMLDLQWKCKSPEDCGSGGECGLPSPPGPAFKEVWQVKVWPKGLGQARNLVGIYRLCLTDKTVNFVKLNSDVAAVVLQLMNVRRCGHSENFFFIEVGRSAMTGPGEFWMQVEDSVVAQNMHETLLEAMKALSEEFRQRSKSQSVGATGGGGTASNPISVPTRRHHPNLPPSQVGFGRRARTETPGAGGANCTSTSPTPRHGFPRARTASIGGRTEEGGGGARGAWASSSPSLNGSCSTTPTLRPKPTRAPTPAKITLSLARYTPNPAPSPAPSLSSSSGHGSECGLVGGAMGGVAICSYTRVPQRVSVSGSPSDYGSSDEYGSSPGEHSLLVPSLPGGSNGGIGHHAHGEGSSSYIVMGQRESLPESHQRPQGRRMLRRSSSRECEAERRLLSKRASLPLTAHERLAPRRKEEEEDEDQEYAVMSRSVSRDAFVSRRRGSGGSAAGGLEAGAMVGETQARVDVVRGDAGGGGGGGGHMDSGYMSMLPGVTAPPVSLSLSVAVSDVSTKPGAEDEYMAMTPNNSMSPPQHIRLPVSEGYMVMSPNSSCSPDMLGMAMWGSRGSMESRAGSDYMNMSPISIRSACSTPPSQPEQNPLQPKMIYSYFSLPRSYKHTLSTRFKDDLDQGKRKEGGHHDQDSAGNRGGQVGYSKRDTATVGPAGGCQLCLSSSSFSSSSASSESLEDRPMSVAAGGGLRLTRTGPGFRNGGARSKDGSYQQKRASHGPGGQQRKARPLSVSVDMSKANTLPRVKENLFPTVPQSPGEYVSIVFRGGDVGGRRGGQWGPEHGLSVTHGTPRPLHHPALCHGGSTNLPRSFSAPLATSAALAASAEYVNMDLGMGNSRCTSPGTPVKSPFCLPPAIAPKPRVVARSRPSPRAAEDNVGGHLAAVPTDLPTSYTDYTEMAFSMGSEPNPAPPTMHTAQASSMEQESGLDFPSVKSYSSPDQNQSSRLARDRVDRGDQLGRRRHRSETFIMTPPSLPLHLSSSGSLFLESAQAAAPHRHGGLERGSPWENAPAAQASSSGSAKQGLNYIDLDLAINKDSSQTEMEGGATAPHNIFSPVHNGAGGGVMMGDMTGLGNNPGYASIDFYKSEELRAHHQSSRKDGKEC